One Fontisphaera persica DNA window includes the following coding sequences:
- a CDS encoding sulfatase-like hydrolase/transferase, with the protein MKHLLALALGFAVAVSSYLSAAAAPAARPNILWLVAEDINAHLGCYGDTYARTPHLDKLAAKGTVYLNAWSTAPVCAPARTALITGMSPPALGAEHMRSIVPVPAHIRMYPDYLREAGYYCCNNAKTDYNLKGADKAWHESSNKAHYNKRAPGQPFMAVFNHEITHESRIRTRPHEWVHDPARAPVPPYHPDVLETRQDWAQYYDNITTMDAQVGKRLAELEEAGLAEDTIVFFYGDNGSGMPRHKRWLWQSGLRVPLIVYIPPKFRHLAPPDYQPGGRSERLVDFVDFAPTLLSLAGVRPPPHMHGKAFLGPYATPPSPYIFGLRSRMDENLDLSRCVRDSRYLYIRNYMPHKPYGQYLAYMFQTPTTRVWFDLFQKGQLTEVQSRFWQPKPPEELYDLEADPHQINNLANVPAYAATLQRLRQALRNHLLATRDLGFLPESELHERARAARLTPYEMGRDDSKYPLGKILAAAELASGLKPEALPALRQALRDQDSAVRYWGVMGILMRGAPAVTKAREDLNRALKDEAPCVRIAAAEALGKHGSEAERRAALAVLLELAPQPKTGPYVSVQALNALVELGPAAAAGLEVIQAAGGKHPDYEARAMEYAPRLVEVLTNRLAAPRP; encoded by the coding sequence ATGAAGCACCTGCTCGCCCTGGCCCTTGGTTTTGCCGTTGCAGTCTCCTCATATTTATCGGCTGCCGCCGCCCCCGCCGCCAGACCCAACATTCTTTGGCTCGTGGCCGAGGACATCAACGCCCATCTGGGTTGCTACGGCGACACCTACGCCCGCACGCCCCATCTGGACAAGCTGGCCGCCAAAGGCACGGTGTATCTGAATGCCTGGTCCACCGCGCCCGTCTGCGCCCCGGCCCGCACCGCGCTTATCACCGGCATGTCCCCGCCCGCCTTGGGCGCGGAGCACATGCGCAGCATCGTCCCCGTGCCCGCCCACATCCGCATGTATCCCGATTACCTGCGCGAGGCCGGGTATTACTGCTGCAACAACGCCAAAACCGATTACAACCTCAAGGGCGCGGATAAAGCGTGGCATGAAAGCTCCAACAAGGCGCATTACAACAAGCGCGCTCCCGGCCAGCCGTTCATGGCGGTGTTCAATCACGAAATCACCCACGAAAGCCGCATCCGCACCCGCCCGCATGAGTGGGTGCATGACCCCGCCCGCGCCCCCGTCCCGCCCTATCATCCCGATGTCCTCGAAACCCGCCAGGATTGGGCGCAGTACTACGACAACATCACCACCATGGATGCGCAGGTGGGCAAGCGCCTTGCGGAATTGGAAGAGGCCGGCCTGGCCGAGGATACCATCGTCTTTTTCTATGGCGACAATGGCTCCGGCATGCCCCGCCATAAACGCTGGCTCTGGCAAAGCGGTTTGCGCGTGCCGTTGATTGTCTATATCCCGCCCAAGTTCCGCCATCTGGCGCCGCCCGATTATCAACCCGGCGGCCGCTCCGAGCGCCTGGTGGATTTTGTGGACTTCGCCCCCACCCTGCTGAGCCTCGCCGGCGTGCGTCCCCCGCCGCACATGCACGGCAAGGCTTTCCTGGGGCCGTATGCCACGCCGCCTTCGCCTTATATTTTCGGGCTGCGCAGCCGGATGGATGAGAATCTGGATTTATCCCGCTGTGTGCGCGACTCGCGCTACCTGTACATTCGCAATTACATGCCCCACAAACCTTACGGCCAGTATCTGGCCTATATGTTCCAAACCCCAACCACTCGCGTTTGGTTTGATTTATTCCAAAAAGGCCAGCTCACCGAAGTGCAATCCCGCTTTTGGCAACCCAAACCGCCGGAGGAGCTTTATGACTTGGAAGCGGACCCTCACCAAATTAACAACCTTGCCAACGTGCCCGCTTACGCCGCCACGTTGCAGCGGCTGCGCCAGGCCTTGCGCAACCATTTGCTGGCCACGCGGGACCTGGGTTTCCTGCCGGAAAGCGAGCTGCACGAGCGCGCCCGCGCAGCGCGTTTGACGCCTTACGAAATGGGGCGGGACGACAGCAAATATCCCCTCGGCAAAATCCTCGCCGCCGCCGAGCTGGCCTCGGGCTTGAAGCCGGAAGCCCTGCCCGCCCTGCGCCAGGCGCTGCGCGACCAAGACAGCGCGGTGCGTTACTGGGGGGTGATGGGCATTTTAATGCGCGGCGCCCCTGCGGTGACCAAAGCGCGCGAGGATTTGAACCGCGCCCTCAAAGATGAAGCGCCCTGTGTGCGTATCGCCGCCGCTGAAGCTCTCGGCAAGCACGGCTCAGAAGCCGAGCGCCGGGCCGCGCTGGCTGTCTTGTTGGAGTTGGCCCCCCAGCCCAAAACCGGCCCCTACGTCTCCGTGCAGGCCTTGAACGCCCTGGTGGAGCTGGGCCCGGCGGCCGCCGCAGGTTTGGAGGTCATTCAAGCCGCCGGCGGGAAGCATCCCGA
- the thrC gene encoding threonine synthase, translating into MEYRAWFQCINEGCGAVHPLNQIIYRCERCQSLLEVRHDLEALRHRSAAAWMKLFDDRYRSNQWPYGSGIWGKKEWVLPNIKDENIVSLYEGCTNLFWAERLGKLLGLSELWVKLCGNTHSGSFKDLGMTVLVSQVKQMISEGAPIKAVACASTGDTSAALATYCAAAGIQSIVLLPKGKISTAQLVQPIANGALVLSLDTDFDGCMKVVQEITKDPTIYLANSMNSLRVEGQKTVGIEIVQQFDWEVPDVFIIPGGNLGNVSALGSGLLMMRELGLIHRLPRIVVAQAQKANPLYRSYQKGFAEFAPVQAEKTLASAIQIGNPVSVQKAIRVLKQFDGVVEEATEEELADAAALGDRTGMFNCPHTGVALAALIKLVRRGVIQKQHRVVVISTAHGLKFTDFKVRYHDKALEFPCRHANPPIELPPRVDAVKAALDKALRERVV; encoded by the coding sequence ATGGAATATCGAGCCTGGTTTCAATGCATCAATGAGGGATGCGGCGCCGTCCATCCCTTGAATCAAATCATTTACCGTTGCGAGCGCTGCCAGTCGCTCTTGGAAGTGCGCCATGACCTGGAAGCCCTGCGGCATCGCAGCGCGGCGGCCTGGATGAAGCTCTTTGATGACCGCTACCGCAGCAACCAATGGCCGTATGGCTCCGGCATCTGGGGCAAGAAAGAATGGGTGCTGCCCAACATCAAGGACGAAAACATCGTCTCGCTGTATGAGGGCTGCACCAATTTGTTCTGGGCGGAGCGGCTGGGCAAGCTGCTGGGGTTGAGCGAACTGTGGGTCAAATTGTGCGGCAACACGCACAGCGGCTCGTTCAAAGACCTGGGCATGACGGTGCTGGTTTCCCAGGTGAAACAGATGATTAGCGAGGGCGCGCCCATCAAGGCAGTGGCCTGCGCCTCCACCGGCGACACCTCGGCGGCGCTGGCCACGTATTGCGCCGCGGCGGGCATTCAATCCATCGTGCTGCTGCCCAAGGGCAAAATCTCCACGGCCCAACTGGTGCAGCCCATCGCCAATGGCGCGCTGGTGTTGTCGCTGGACACCGACTTTGACGGCTGCATGAAGGTGGTGCAGGAAATCACCAAGGACCCCACCATTTATCTGGCCAATTCGATGAACTCCCTGCGCGTGGAGGGCCAGAAAACCGTGGGCATCGAGATTGTGCAGCAATTTGACTGGGAAGTGCCCGATGTGTTCATCATCCCCGGCGGCAATTTGGGCAACGTTTCCGCCCTGGGCAGCGGGCTGCTGATGATGCGCGAGCTGGGGCTGATTCACCGCCTGCCGCGCATTGTGGTGGCGCAGGCGCAAAAAGCCAATCCGCTGTACCGCTCCTACCAAAAAGGCTTCGCCGAGTTCGCGCCCGTGCAGGCGGAAAAGACGCTGGCCAGCGCCATTCAAATCGGCAATCCCGTCAGCGTGCAGAAGGCCATTCGCGTGCTCAAACAATTTGACGGCGTGGTGGAAGAGGCCACGGAAGAAGAGCTGGCCGATGCCGCGGCGCTGGGGGATCGCACCGGCATGTTCAACTGCCCGCACACGGGCGTGGCGCTGGCGGCGCTCATCAAACTGGTGCGGCGCGGCGTGATTCAAAAGCAACACCGCGTGGTGGTCATCAGCACGGCGCACGGGTTGAAGTTCACCGACTTCAAAGTGCGTTACCACGATAAGGCGCTGGAGTTTCCCTGCCGCCATGCCAATCCGCCCATTGAATTGCCGCCGCGTGTGGATGCCGTGAAGGCCGCGCTGGACAAGGCGCTCCGGGAGCGGGTGGTGTAA
- the rfaQ gene encoding putative lipopolysaccharide heptosyltransferase III, which yields MKFLLIKLNHLGDTLLLTPTLRFLAQRFPGAAVDVLVRGGCEVMLQGHPAIRHLMALGRTGKERRAWGEIWAENRQAWRALGAQGYDYAFALSVSDRACLWSWLSGAKVRVANDAYGEWGWRRRLFHQLSSFPWAPQHQVLKDFRTVADCFDPQAQPGPLEFFPCIQPGDFARKFAGLLEGPPLAVIHATSRWRFKQWLPERWAAVADALQARYGFRVVYTAGPAPAEREEVERILTHQRQPGINLAGRTGMAELGFLLGRARLFLGVDTVAMHLAAAMQTPVVALFGPSSETSWRPWQCPHELVLGDCPCKATRQFVCDKSRPYPCMERIQVEAVLAAVERLLQAPSSGAPT from the coding sequence GTGAAGTTTCTGCTCATCAAGCTGAACCATCTGGGCGACACCTTGCTGTTGACGCCCACGTTGCGGTTTTTAGCGCAGCGTTTCCCGGGCGCGGCGGTGGATGTTCTGGTGCGCGGCGGCTGCGAGGTCATGTTGCAGGGGCATCCGGCCATTCGCCACCTGATGGCGCTGGGACGCACTGGAAAGGAGCGACGGGCCTGGGGCGAAATTTGGGCCGAAAACCGGCAGGCCTGGCGCGCCCTTGGCGCCCAGGGCTATGACTACGCCTTCGCTTTGTCGGTTTCGGATAGGGCCTGTCTCTGGTCCTGGCTGAGCGGCGCCAAGGTGCGGGTGGCCAATGACGCCTACGGCGAATGGGGCTGGCGGCGGCGGTTGTTTCATCAACTTTCCTCTTTTCCCTGGGCGCCGCAACACCAGGTGCTCAAGGATTTTCGCACCGTGGCCGATTGCTTTGACCCGCAGGCGCAACCGGGGCCGCTGGAGTTCTTTCCCTGCATTCAGCCCGGGGATTTTGCGCGAAAATTTGCCGGCTTGCTCGAGGGGCCGCCTCTGGCCGTGATTCATGCCACCAGCCGCTGGCGTTTCAAACAATGGCTGCCAGAGCGCTGGGCCGCCGTGGCCGATGCCTTGCAGGCGCGTTATGGTTTTCGCGTGGTGTACACCGCCGGACCGGCGCCGGCGGAAAGGGAAGAGGTGGAGCGGATTCTCACGCACCAACGCCAGCCCGGCATCAACCTCGCCGGCCGCACCGGGATGGCAGAGCTGGGTTTTTTGCTGGGGCGCGCGCGCCTGTTTTTGGGCGTGGACACCGTGGCTATGCATCTGGCCGCCGCCATGCAAACCCCGGTGGTCGCCCTGTTTGGCCCCAGCTCGGAAACCAGTTGGCGGCCGTGGCAGTGCCCGCACGAGCTGGTGTTGGGGGACTGCCCCTGCAAGGCCACTCGTCAGTTTGTGTGTGACAAATCACGGCCTTATCCCTGCATGGAACGGATTCAGGTGGAGGCCGTGCTGGCTGCTGTGGAGCGCTTGTTGCAAGCGCCCTCGTCCGGCGCGCCCACTTAA